TGGAAGACGGCACGCCGCTGGTGACCGGCGAGCATCGCGGCAGAGGCATCATCAGCCTGTTCCATATCGGCGCCGACTCGCGCTGGTCGGACCTGCCGATGTCCGGCAGCTTCGTCGAGATGCTGCGGCGGATGGTCGACATGTCCGGCTACACCACAAAGCCCGGCGCGGGCGTTGCAAGCGAGGCGACCAATGTCGAGACCGTGGCGCCGCTGCGCACGCTCGACGGCTTTGGCGCATTTGGACCTCCGCCATCGAACGCCAAGCCGATGCCGGCGGATTATCGCGACCGCGCGACGTCAGATCATCCGCCGGGCTTCTACGGCCCGGCCGACGGTCCGATCGCGGTCAACACGCTGGCCCCGGCCGATCGCATCGCGCAGCTCGATACATCCTCGCTGCGCGCGCAGCGCGCCAGCTACACCAACGCCGAACCGCGCGATTTGCGCGGCATTCTGCTGTCCTCTTCGCTGGCGCTGTTCCTGATCGACGCGGTCGTGGTCGCGATGCTGGGCGCGGGCCTTGCCGCGTTGTGGCGGCGGCGCACGGCGGCGGCCACCGTCCTGCTGGCCCTGATTCTATCTGCGACCTCGATCGCGCCTTCGCCGACCCGTGCCGAGAGCAACGATGAGTTCGCCATCAAGTCGGTGTCGCAGACGCGCCTTGCCTATGTCGTCACCGGAAATGCCGACGTCGATTCCATCGTCAAGGCCGGCATGGCCGGACTGACGCTGTTCCTGGCGCAGCGCACGGCGCTGGAGGCCGGCGATCCCGTCGGCGTTGATCCCGCGCGCGACGAGCTGGCGTTCTTCCCGCTGATCTACTGGCCGATCGTGCCGGGCGCGCCGAAGCCGCCGCAGGACGCCATCAACCGCATCGACGCCTACATGAAACAGGGCGGCACGGTCGTCTTCGACACCCGCGACGCCATCGAGGCGCCGCCCGGCGAGAACGGCGCGTCGCAGACGCCGGGCATGCAGACGCTGCGGCAAATTCTTTCCTCGCTCGACGTGCCTGAACTCGAGCCGGTGCCGCGCGAGCACGTGCTGACCAAGACGTTTTACCTGCTGCGCGACTTCCCCGGCCGCTTCAACTCGGGCCAGACCTGGGTCGAGACCCTGCCGCGCGAGGATGACGACGACGCGGCCTCGCGCCCGGCGCGTGGCGGCGACGGCGTCTCGCCCATCATCATCACCTCGAACGATCTGGCCGGCGCCTGGGCGCACCGTCCGGACGGGCAGCCGATGCTGCCGCTGACGCCAGGCGAGCCGCGCCAGCGCGAATTCGCCTTCCGCTCCGGCGTCAACATCGTGATGTACACCCTGACCGGCAACTACAAGGCCGACCAGGTGCACGCGCCGGCCCTGATCGAGCGGTTGGGGCAATAGGCCATGCAGTACGGCATCGCGTTTACCCCGCTGGTTCCGACGATCGTGCTCTGGATCGCGCTGGCCGCGATCGTCGCGATCTCGGTGCTGCTGCTGCTCGGACGGTCGCGCGGGGCTGCCGTGCGCGTCGCGGCGCTGGCGCTGATCCTGCTGGCGCTCGCCAACCCCTCCTTCACCCGCGAGGACCGCGAGCCGCTATCCTCGGTCGCGGCGATCGTGGTCGACAAGAGCCCGAGCCAGAATTTCGGCACCCGCAACCAGGAGACGGCCAAGGCGCAGGAAGCGCTGGTCGACACGCTGAAGAAAATCAAGGGACTGGAAGTCCGCGTCGTCGAGGCCGGACAGGCCGACGGCGAAACCGACGGCACCAAGCTGTTCGGCGCGCTGTCCTCGGCGCTGTCGGACGTTCCCGTCGACCGCGTCGCCGGCGCGTTCCTGATCACGGATGGCCGGGTGCACGACATTCCCGCCAACGCCGCCGCCATCGGCTTCCAGGCGCCGGTGCATGCGCTGGTCACCGGACGCAAGGACGAGCGCGACCGCCGTATCGCGATTTCGGCCGCGCCGCGGTTTGGCATCGTCGGGCAGCCCCAGACCATCACCTACCGGCTCGACGACCAGGGGGTCACCGGCCAGCGTGCCAGGATCGTGGTGCGCCGCGACGGCGAGGTGATCAGCGAGCGCAATCTGGTGAGTGGCCAGACCTCCAATGTCGAGGTCGACATCAAGCATGCCGGCTCGAACATCGTCGAGATCGAGGCCTCGCCGCTCGATAACGAGCTGACGCTGGTCAATAACCGCGCCGTGGTCGCGATCGAAGGCGTGCGCGACAAGCTGCGCGTGCTGCTGGTATCCGGCGAGCCGCATTCCGGCGAGCGCACCTGGCGCAATCTGTTGAAGTCCGACGCCAGTATCGACCTCGTGCATTTCACGATCCTGCGTCCGCCGGAGAAGCAGGACGGCACGCCGATCAACGAACTGTCGCTGATCGCGTTTCCGACGCGCGAATTGTTCCAGCAGAAGATCAACGAATTCCAGTTGATCATCTTCGACCGCTACGCCCGCCAGGGCGTGCTGCCGATCGCCTATTTCGACAACATCGCGCGCTATGTCCGCGCCGGCGGCGCGGTGCTGGTGTCGGCCGGCCCCGACTACGCCTCCACCACCAGCATCTGGCGCACGCCGCTCGACACGGTGCTGCCGGCAGAACCGGTCGGTGTCACTGAAAAACCGTTCTATGCGCATCTGAGCGATGCCGGCAAACGCCACCCGGTGACGCGCGGCCTTGAAGGCTCCGCCAGCGAGCCGCCGCGCTGGAGCCGCTTCTTCCGCACCGTGGATACGCGCAACGCGATCGGCGCGCCCGTGATGACCGGCGCCGATGGCAAGCCGCTGCTGTTGCTGTCGCGCTTCGGTGAAGGCCGCGTCGCGCTGCTGCTGTCGGACCACATCTGGCTGTGGGCGCGTGGCTATGAAGGCGGCGGGCCGCATCTGGATCTGCTGCGGCGGACGTCGCACTGGCTGATGAAGCAGCCTGATCTGGACGAAGAGGCGCTGCGCCTGCAGATCCAGGGCAAAGACCTCGTGGTGCTGCGCCAGACCATGGCCGACAACGTGCCGCCGGTGACCGTGACGTCGCCGAGCGGCGCCACCAAGGAACTCACGCTGACCGCAAGCGAGCCCGGCACCTGGCGCTCCACCCTTCCCGCCAACGAACTCGGGCTGTGGCAGGCAACCGATGGCGCGCTGAAAGCCTTGATCAACGTCGGGCCGACCAACCCGAAGGAATTTTCGGAAGTCACGTCCACCACCGAGATGCTCAAGCCGCTGGCGCAGGCCACCGGCGGCGACGCCCGCCGCGTGGTCGACGGCACCAGCGTCGACCTGCCCCGTGTCGTCCCGGTGCGCGCCTCCGGCATCTTCCACGGCGACGGCTGGATGGGCGTCAAGATGCGCGACGCCAGCGTCGTGAAGGGCGTCGGTGTACTGCCGATGTTCGCAGGCCTGATCGGGCTGTTGCTGCTGCTCGGCGCGTTCGCCGCGACCTGGGTGCGCGAGGGGCGTTAGCCGCGCGGACCCTCGGACGCAAATCGTTGCATCAATCACACAGCTTTCGCCGTTTCACCGCGGCCTGCTTGCGCTGCGGTTGACTTCGTCCTTCCCTTAAGATGTTATAATATAACATTGGGACGAAGACCCGGATGAACTGGTTCCGAAAACACGTGAAAACCGGCTCGCGGCTGGCGCTGTTTGCGCTCGCGATCCAGTTTGCGCTGTCGTTCGGGCATTTCCACGGGGTCGCCGCCCAGGCGGCGCCGGCGATTCAGACCGGTCTGACCAATGCCGATCTTGCCATCGCAGCGACCCTTGATGCTCAAGGGATAAACTCCGAAGCGCGGCAGCAGCCTTCCAATCACGATTCCGACCAGCAACGCACCGACGCCTGCGCAATCTGCACCGTCGTTTCGCTTGCCAACAATTTCCTGTTCGCCACGCCGCCGCTCTTGGAACTGCCGCAGGCGGTCGAGCTTCTGCACCTGACCACTGGCGCCGAGTTCGTGCATCTCGGCTCGATTCATCGCGCGTTCCAGTCCCGCGCGCCTCCCGTCTCCTGACCTCGATTGATTGATGCACTCCCGACGGATTGCCGCGCCCGCGCGGTTTCCGAGGGAAAATCGGAATCGGCCCGTCGCACATTGACGGGATCAGGATCGGGACAATGACATTCAAGAAGAAACGAGCGTTCCATTTCGGTGGAGCAAGCTGGCTATTGCTGTGCGCGATGGCCGACGGCGCGCTGGCGCAGGACGCGCCATCCTCCTCGACAAAACTGCCTGAGATCACCGTGACGGCGCCAAGCCCGATCGTGCGACGCAGGGCAGTCGTTCCCTCGCAGACGCCGGTGCGCGTCGCCCGCACCGCGCCCGGCCGCCCCAGGGAGCGCGCGCCGCAGCCGCCACAACCGGCGCCGGCTGCTCCCGAGCCTCAACAGGGCGTGCTGCCGATCGTCACGGATCAATTTGCAACCGTCACGGTGGTGCCGAACGAGGAGATCCGCCGCCAAGGCACCGCCCAGCTTGGCGATCTCCTGTTCTCGAAGCCGGGCATTACCGGCTCAACCTTCGCGCCCGGTGCCTCGAGCCGACCGATCATCCGGGGCCTCGACGTCAATCGCGTCGGCATCTTGGAGAACGGCAACAACGCCGGCGGCGCTTCCGATCTTGGCGAAGACCATTTCGTGCCGATCGATCCACTGGCGACGAACCAGGTCGAAGTCATCCGCGGTCCGGCGGCGATGCGCTACGGATCGACATCGATCGGCGGCGTCGTCAGCGCGACCAACAATCGCATCCCGGATGCGCTGCCCACCTGCGCCGCGGTGCCATTCCAGAGCTATGGGCTGCCCGCGAAGGCGCCACTGGCGAACGCGCAAACATCGTCATGCGTAAATGTCGAGACGCGAACGTCCGTGAGTTCGGTCGACCGGGGTGTCGATAGCGGTATCCTGCTCGATACCGGCGGCGGCAATTTTGCATTTCACGCCGACGCCTATGGTCGCAAGGCCAGCGACTACAGCATCCCGAGCTATCCCTATCTGTTCGACCAGACCCGGCCAGTCAACGGCCGCCAGCCGAATTCGGCGATGCAGGCGGATGGTGCGTCGATCGGCGGCTCTTACATCTTCCAGGGTGGCTTCATCGGCGCTGCGATCACGCAGAACGACACGCTTTATCGCATTCCCGGCATCGACGGCGCCGATCATCAGACGCGGATCGACGGCCATCAGACCAAATTCACCGCCAAGGGCGAATACCGGCCGGATGCCGCGGCGATCGACGCCGTCCGCTTCTGGGCGGGCGCCACCAACTATCACCATAACGAGATCGGACTTGCCGATCCTGCCGATCCCTCTACCGTCGGCATCCGGCAGCAATTCACCAACAAGGAACAGGAGGGCCGCCTCGAAGTCCAGATGATGCCGTTCAACGCGCGCTTTGCGGCGGTGACGACGGCCTTCGGCCTGCAGGCAGGGCATCAGGAACTGACGGCGCCAAGCCCGGATGATCCAACCAGTCCGCTCAACGGATTGTGGGATCCCAACAGGAACAACAGGGTCGCCGGCTACGTCTTCAACGAACTGAAATTCAGCGAAACCACCAAGGCGCAGATTGCCGGCCGCATCGAGCGCGTCAATCTGACGGGAACAACGCCGGGGTTCATCCCCGACGTGTTCGACCTGAACGTCGACCCGGCCGCCATCGGTCCCGCCACGCCGCGCAACCTACATTTCACGCCGAAGAGCGCGAGCGTAGGTCTGCTCCAGGACCTGCCGTGGGGTCTTGTCGCCAGCATTACCGGGCAATACGTCGAACGCGCACCCAAACCGGCCGAGCTGTTTTCGCGCGGCGCACACGATGCGACCGCGACGTTCGATATCGGCAATCCCAATCTCGGCATCGAAACCGCCAAATCGATCGAGATCGGATTACGACGCGCGACTGGCCCCTTGAGATTCGAAGCGACGGCTTACTACACCAAGTTCAACGGCTTCATTTTCCGTCGTCTCACCGGCAACACATGCGAGGATGTCGCTTGTGTCGGTCCTGCCGATCCGGGTTTTCCACTTGAGCTTAAGCAGGCGATCTATTCGCAGCGCGACGCCACTTTCCGTGGTGGCGAATTCCAGAGCCAGTTGGACGTCGGGCCGCTCAACGGTGGCGTCTGGGGCGTCGAGAGCCAGTTCGATGTCGTGCGCGCGACCTTCGCCGATGGCAGCAATGTTCCGCGAATTCCGCCGGTGCGCGTCGGCGGCGGCCTGTTCTGGCGCGATGCCAATTGGCTGACACGGATCAACCTGCTGCACGCCTTCGCGCAGAACGATATCGCCCCGATTGGCGAGACGCCGACCGCAGGCTATAATTTGTTGAAGGCGGAGGTCAGCTACAGGACCAAGCTCGATCCATCCTTGTTCGGCGCGCGCGAGATGACGGTCGGCCTCGTCGGAAACAACCTCCTGAACGAGAACATCCGCAACTCGGTATCCTACAACAAGGACGAGGTCCTGCTGCCGGGCATCGGCGTGCGCGCGTTTGCCAATCTGAAGTTCTAGGACGGAGGTACCGGGCCACGGGGTGGCGTTAGCTGGTGGTACCAGTTAACGTTCGAGGCGGAGACGACCGATGCGAAGGACGTTCCCTCACTCCACTGGAAACGGAAGCACATCGAATAGATGACTTCGTCCATCAATGTTCACGTCTACAGCGACGCGCTCGTTCTGCTCGGCACCGCGGGCGTCGTCATTCCGTTAGTACGGCGATTCGGGTTCAATCCCGTTCTCGGCTATCTCGGAGCCGGCGCGATCCTGGGCCCTCTCGGGCTGGGATCGTTCATTGAGAAATTTCCGTTTCTCTACTGGTTCACCGTCGTCGATCCGGCAAACGTCTCCGGCATCGCGAACCTCGGCGTTGTGTTCCTGCTCTTCCTCATCGGCATGGAGTTGTCCTACGACCGATTGAAGGCGATGCACCGCCTGATTTTCGGATTGGGCAGCCTGCAGATCATTTTCTCGACGGTCGTGATCGGCCTCGTCGCCACGCTGGCCGGCAGCAGGGCTCCGGTGCCGCTCATCCTTGGTGCGTGTTTCGCCTTGTCCTCGACCGCCATCGTCATCGAGATTCTTTCCAGGCAGAAGCGGCTCAACACAAGCGCGGGACGGGCAAGTTTCGCAGTCCTCCTCGCGCAGGATCTGGCAGTCGCCCCTCTTCTGCTTTTCATCTCGATCTTCGGCGCGGGAGACTCCGGATCGGTCATCGCGACACTGTTGCTTGCGCTCACGAATGCCGCCCTCGCGCTCGGCGTGATCGTCGTCGTGGGCCGCGTGGTGATGCGTCCTCTGTTCCGTCTTGTGGCATCGGTCGGCATGAGCGACCTGTTCGTCGCCACGACGCTGTTCGTGATCGTCGCGACCGGAGTAGCCGCTGCCCTGGCCGGCTTCTCCATGGCGCTCGGCGCCTTTGTCGCGGGCCTGTTGCTGGCCGAGACGGAATTCCGCAAAGCGATCGAAACCGCCATCGATCCTTTCAAGGGCCTCTTGCTTGGCCTGTTCTTCTTCACGGTCGGCATGAACATCGATTTTCGTCAGATTGCGCGCGATCCGGTCTGGCTGATTGCGGGTGCGGCCGGACTGATTGTCGTAAAGTCCACCATCCTCGTCTTCCTGGCCCGGATGTTTCGCCTCTCCTGGCCGGCTTCGATCGAGGTCGGACTGCTGCTTGGTCCCGGCGGCGAGTTCGCTTTCGTCGGCATTGGGATGGCGACGACGCTTGGCCTGATTGACGCCAACATATCGAGTTTTGCCGTCGCGCTGATCACGCTGACCATGATGCTCACCCCAGCACTGTCTCATGTCGCGCGGCGGCTGGCGCCGATGGTTCGCGAGGACAAACCGCTTGATCCAGAACTCACCGTTGCACCGAGCGGCGGGAGTGGCCATGCCATTGTCGTCGGACATGGCCGGGTTGGACAAGTCGTCTGCGCGATGCTCGATCGCCATCAGTTCAAATACACTGCCGTCGACAACGATGCTGCGGCCGTCCCGGAGCAGCGCAAGCAGGGCCGCACCGTCTTCTACGGCGATGCGACAAACCCGGAATTCCTGAAGAGCTGCGGCCTCATGGAGGCTGCCGCGGTCATCGTCACGATCAACGAACCCAAAGGCATTGACGAAATTGTCGCGCAGGTTCGCGCGCTACGGAAAGATGTACTGATCGTTTCGCGCGCGCGCGACGCCGACCACGCGCGACATCTCTACGGAATTGGCGTTACCGACGCAGTGCCGGAAACCATCGAGGCAAGCCTGCTGTTGTCCGAAGCAGCCCTGATCGGCCTGGGAGTGGCGATGGGACTGGTCGTTGCTACCATCCACGAGAAGCGTGAGGAGTTTCGGCACGAACTGCAGCACGCAGCCGGAAGCACGGGGTCCGCATCGAAGCTGGTGGCCGGCACCAAAAGGCGGCGACTTTTCCGATAGCGACGAGACCGGGCGTCCCCCACTGCGTCGCTTCGCCATCGGCGCTACCGCGCCTTGCTCCAGTCCGGCCGAATATCGCCGGAGACACCGTCGAAGGCGCCCTCGACCAGCTCCGCTACCAGCAAGCGGCTGTAATCGACGGGACCCGGCATGATCACCCGTCCCTTCGGTATGACCTTGAAGCCGACGCGGCCGTAATAAGGTTCATCGCCGACCAGTATGACCAGCCGATGGCCCTTGGCCTTGGCGTCCTGCAGCGAGCGATCGAGCAGCATGCGGCCGACGCCGCGCTTCCGGAACGGCGGCTCGACCGTCAACGGCCCGAGCATCAGGGCCTGCGTGTCGCCGATGCAGATCGGCAATTGCCGCACGGAGCCGACCAGCAATGTGCCGATCCGCGCCGTGAACGAGAGGTCGAGCAGGTGATCGACATGCTCGCGCAGGCGGTAGGCGCTCAGCACGAAACGGCCGGGACCGAATGTGCGCTCGTGCAGGCGCTCGATCGCCTGCGCGTCTTTTGGTGTTTCGGTCAGGATGGTGACGTCAAGTTCGCTCATGATGGGGCGCGGGATAGCATCTGGCGGCGGCGCGGTCCATCGCCGGAGACCGCAATCCCCGTATTGCCTTAATCCCTTTTGATGGCCGGCTGGGACAGATAGGCCAAAAGCTTCATCTCGCGGCGGCCGCGCGTCACGGTATCCAGCACCAGTCCCGAGGTTACCGACAGCACCGCCACGATCATCAGGCCCATCGACAGCACCGCTGTAGGCAGCCGCGGAACGACGCCTTCCTCGAGATAGGTGATGATCACGGGGATCGCGAGACCGATCGAGACCAGCATCAGGAACACGCCGATGACCGTGAAGAACCGCAGCGGCTTTTCCGATCGGTACATCTTCAGGATGGTGCCGAGAATCCGGAAGCCGTCGCGCCAGGTGTTCAGCTTGCTGAACGATCCTTCGGGACGGGCATAATAAGGCGTCTCGATTTCCACCACCGGCAGCGCCAGCTCGAGCGCGTGCACGCTGAGCTCGGTTTCGATCTCGAAGCCGTCGGACAACACCGGAAAGGATTTGACGAAGCGGCGCGAGAACACGCGGTAACCGGAAAGGATATCCTTGAACGCCTGGCCGAACACCGCCGAAAGGAAGCTCGTCAGCATCCAGTTGCCGGTGCGGTGGCCAGGCCGGTAGGCAGTGGCCGACTGGTCGACGCGAAAGCCCACCACCATATCGAGATGATCGTTGACCAGCGCTTCGATCATGCGCGGGGCGCTCGGCGCGTCATAGGTCGCATCGCCGTCGACCAGCACATAGACGTCGGCATCGACATCGGCGAACATGCGCCGCACCACGTGCCCCTTGCCCTGGCGGCGCTCGCTGCGCACGATGGCGCCGGCCGCGCGCGCCACCTCGATGGTGCGGTCGCGCGAATTGTTGTCGTAGACGAAAATCTCGGCTGTCGGCAGTGCCTTGCGGAAGTCGGCGACCACGGTGGCGACCGCGGCTTCCTCATTGAAGCACGGCACCAGAACCGCAACCCGCAATCCTGATTTCGTCATTGCTGGCTCACCGAAGCTGTCCATGGA
This portion of the Bradyrhizobium sp. AZCC 2262 genome encodes:
- a CDS encoding DUF2946 family protein, producing MNWFRKHVKTGSRLALFALAIQFALSFGHFHGVAAQAAPAIQTGLTNADLAIAATLDAQGINSEARQQPSNHDSDQQRTDACAICTVVSLANNFLFATPPLLELPQAVELLHLTTGAEFVHLGSIHRAFQSRAPPVS
- a CDS encoding TonB-dependent receptor is translated as MTFKKKRAFHFGGASWLLLCAMADGALAQDAPSSSTKLPEITVTAPSPIVRRRAVVPSQTPVRVARTAPGRPRERAPQPPQPAPAAPEPQQGVLPIVTDQFATVTVVPNEEIRRQGTAQLGDLLFSKPGITGSTFAPGASSRPIIRGLDVNRVGILENGNNAGGASDLGEDHFVPIDPLATNQVEVIRGPAAMRYGSTSIGGVVSATNNRIPDALPTCAAVPFQSYGLPAKAPLANAQTSSCVNVETRTSVSSVDRGVDSGILLDTGGGNFAFHADAYGRKASDYSIPSYPYLFDQTRPVNGRQPNSAMQADGASIGGSYIFQGGFIGAAITQNDTLYRIPGIDGADHQTRIDGHQTKFTAKGEYRPDAAAIDAVRFWAGATNYHHNEIGLADPADPSTVGIRQQFTNKEQEGRLEVQMMPFNARFAAVTTAFGLQAGHQELTAPSPDDPTSPLNGLWDPNRNNRVAGYVFNELKFSETTKAQIAGRIERVNLTGTTPGFIPDVFDLNVDPAAIGPATPRNLHFTPKSASVGLLQDLPWGLVASITGQYVERAPKPAELFSRGAHDATATFDIGNPNLGIETAKSIEIGLRRATGPLRFEATAYYTKFNGFIFRRLTGNTCEDVACVGPADPGFPLELKQAIYSQRDATFRGGEFQSQLDVGPLNGGVWGVESQFDVVRATFADGSNVPRIPPVRVGGGLFWRDANWLTRINLLHAFAQNDIAPIGETPTAGYNLLKAEVSYRTKLDPSLFGAREMTVGLVGNNLLNENIRNSVSYNKDEVLLPGIGVRAFANLKF
- a CDS encoding cation:proton antiporter domain-containing protein — encoded protein: MTSSINVHVYSDALVLLGTAGVVIPLVRRFGFNPVLGYLGAGAILGPLGLGSFIEKFPFLYWFTVVDPANVSGIANLGVVFLLFLIGMELSYDRLKAMHRLIFGLGSLQIIFSTVVIGLVATLAGSRAPVPLILGACFALSSTAIVIEILSRQKRLNTSAGRASFAVLLAQDLAVAPLLLFISIFGAGDSGSVIATLLLALTNAALALGVIVVVGRVVMRPLFRLVASVGMSDLFVATTLFVIVATGVAAALAGFSMALGAFVAGLLLAETEFRKAIETAIDPFKGLLLGLFFFTVGMNIDFRQIARDPVWLIAGAAGLIVVKSTILVFLARMFRLSWPASIEVGLLLGPGGEFAFVGIGMATTLGLIDANISSFAVALITLTMMLTPALSHVARRLAPMVREDKPLDPELTVAPSGGSGHAIVVGHGRVGQVVCAMLDRHQFKYTAVDNDAAAVPEQRKQGRTVFYGDATNPEFLKSCGLMEAAAVIVTINEPKGIDEIVAQVRALRKDVLIVSRARDADHARHLYGIGVTDAVPETIEASLLLSEAALIGLGVAMGLVVATIHEKREEFRHELQHAAGSTGSASKLVAGTKRRRLFR
- a CDS encoding GNAT family N-acetyltransferase, producing the protein MSELDVTILTETPKDAQAIERLHERTFGPGRFVLSAYRLREHVDHLLDLSFTARIGTLLVGSVRQLPICIGDTQALMLGPLTVEPPFRKRGVGRMLLDRSLQDAKAKGHRLVILVGDEPYYGRVGFKVIPKGRVIMPGPVDYSRLLVAELVEGAFDGVSGDIRPDWSKAR
- a CDS encoding glycosyltransferase family 2 protein, with translation MTKSGLRVAVLVPCFNEEAAVATVVADFRKALPTAEIFVYDNNSRDRTIEVARAAGAIVRSERRQGKGHVVRRMFADVDADVYVLVDGDATYDAPSAPRMIEALVNDHLDMVVGFRVDQSATAYRPGHRTGNWMLTSFLSAVFGQAFKDILSGYRVFSRRFVKSFPVLSDGFEIETELSVHALELALPVVEIETPYYARPEGSFSKLNTWRDGFRILGTILKMYRSEKPLRFFTVIGVFLMLVSIGLAIPVIITYLEEGVVPRLPTAVLSMGLMIVAVLSVTSGLVLDTVTRGRREMKLLAYLSQPAIKRD